Proteins encoded together in one Mycobacterium sp. MS1601 window:
- a CDS encoding alpha/beta fold hydrolase has translation MKPTIVLVHGAFAESASWNGVIPLLQKAGHRVIAAANPLRTLSSDAAAISDLLAAIKGPVVLAGHSYGGAVITNAARGHSEVTALVYVAGLAPDSGETTPDLLGKYPGATLGEHLYEVPLPDGTADVYVHQNAYHQHFCADLSAEQAALNAATQRPFNTAALHAASGEPAWRTIPSWFIYPELDLAIPAQTFRFMARRADARSVIAVPGASHALPASRPDAVAAVILAAATWQSQSSSNTRGAQ, from the coding sequence GTGAAACCAACCATCGTGCTCGTTCATGGCGCCTTCGCCGAGTCCGCCAGCTGGAACGGTGTCATCCCGTTGCTGCAAAAAGCGGGCCATCGGGTGATCGCGGCGGCCAACCCACTCCGGACGCTGAGTTCCGATGCCGCCGCCATCTCCGATCTGCTGGCGGCGATCAAAGGTCCCGTGGTGCTCGCAGGCCACTCCTATGGTGGCGCGGTCATCACCAATGCCGCCCGTGGACACAGCGAGGTCACAGCGCTGGTCTACGTCGCAGGACTCGCACCCGACAGCGGCGAGACCACCCCCGATCTGCTGGGCAAGTACCCGGGCGCCACCTTGGGCGAGCATCTCTACGAGGTCCCTCTGCCCGACGGGACTGCCGACGTCTACGTCCACCAGAATGCCTATCACCAGCACTTCTGCGCCGACTTGAGCGCCGAGCAGGCCGCACTGAACGCCGCGACACAGCGCCCCTTCAACACCGCTGCCCTGCACGCAGCATCGGGCGAACCGGCGTGGCGAACCATCCCGTCCTGGTTCATCTACCCGGAACTCGACCTGGCCATCCCGGCGCAGACGTTCCGCTTCATGGCACGACGTGCCGACGCACGCAGCGTCATCGCGGTTCCCGGTGCCTCACATGCACTTCCGGCCTCACGGCCCGACGCGGTGGCCGCCGTCATTCTCGCGGCCGCCACCTGGCAGTCGCAGAGTTCATCCAATACCCGAGGAGCACAATGA
- a CDS encoding alpha/beta fold hydrolase: MKITSTLARMAAGGTVAAFMVGCGGAAAELEPSAPPNPGDRPTVVLVHGAFADSSSWNGVIEDLQRDGYPVIAAANPLRGLRSDAEYIGGVLDSVKGPVVVAGHSYGGSVMSEAAVGRPNVKALVYIASFILEPGETTSQMAAKFPGAELGPALDAVATSLPNGGSTNDLYIKQDEFRRVFAADVAPEITELMAATQRPITESALNEPATAAAWKDTPSWNMVTTEDLAIPAESMRFMGERANSHTVEIQASHAVTVSHPGAVADVIDEAADSVVA; this comes from the coding sequence ATGAAAATCACCTCTACCCTCGCCAGAATGGCCGCAGGCGGCACCGTTGCCGCGTTCATGGTGGGATGCGGCGGCGCTGCCGCCGAGCTGGAACCATCGGCCCCTCCCAATCCGGGCGACCGGCCGACGGTGGTACTGGTGCACGGCGCCTTCGCCGACTCCTCGAGCTGGAACGGTGTGATCGAGGATCTGCAGCGCGACGGCTACCCGGTGATCGCCGCCGCAAATCCCCTGCGTGGCTTGCGCAGTGATGCCGAGTACATCGGTGGTGTGTTGGACAGCGTGAAGGGCCCGGTGGTGGTGGCCGGCCACTCGTACGGCGGATCGGTGATGAGCGAGGCCGCCGTCGGACGCCCGAACGTCAAAGCGCTGGTGTACATCGCGAGTTTCATCCTGGAACCCGGCGAAACGACATCACAGATGGCTGCCAAGTTTCCCGGAGCCGAACTCGGACCGGCCCTCGACGCTGTTGCGACCTCACTTCCCAACGGCGGCAGCACAAATGATCTCTACATCAAACAGGATGAGTTCCGCAGAGTGTTCGCCGCGGATGTGGCGCCGGAGATCACCGAGCTGATGGCCGCCACGCAGCGGCCCATCACGGAATCGGCGCTCAACGAACCCGCCACGGCAGCTGCTTGGAAGGACACCCCGTCCTGGAACATGGTCACCACCGAGGACCTCGCGATTCCGGCGGAGTCCATGCGTTTCATGGGTGAGCGGGCCAACTCCCACACGGTGGAGATCCAGGCGTCCCATGCCGTCACCGTGTCTCACCCCGGGGCGGTGGCCGATGTGATCGACGAGGCTGCGGACTCGGTCGTGGCGTGA
- a CDS encoding MerR family transcriptional regulator has product MVETKLSIGEFAALTHLSVRALRRYHRQELLEPAVIHPRTGYRYYEFDQIPTARVIHQLRQFDVPLSEVRAILQTDDPGLRAEVIAGHLRRLEDHIDRTQAAVASLRLLLGGAHATTESAASSITSATAPG; this is encoded by the coding sequence GTGGTGGAGACGAAACTGAGCATCGGGGAGTTCGCCGCGCTGACGCATCTGAGCGTGCGGGCACTGCGGCGCTACCATCGGCAAGAGTTGCTGGAGCCCGCAGTGATACACCCCCGCACCGGCTATCGGTATTACGAATTCGACCAGATTCCCACCGCGCGGGTCATCCACCAGCTTCGGCAGTTCGATGTGCCGCTGTCCGAGGTCCGGGCGATTCTCCAGACCGACGACCCAGGGCTTCGCGCCGAGGTGATTGCGGGCCACCTGCGTCGACTCGAGGACCACATCGACCGGACCCAAGCCGCGGTGGCCTCGCTACGCCTGCTTCTCGGCGGTGCTCACGCCACGACCGAGTCCGCAGCCTCGTCGATCACATCGGCCACCGCCCCGGGGTGA
- a CDS encoding GMC family oxidoreductase, with translation MTFSSYDYVIVGAGSAGCVIAARLSEDPATKVLLLESGSPDAHPGIATPPAWPSLWGTEIDYAYRTVAQPGTAGASHSWPRGHTLGGSSSINAMVYLRGHPNDFDDWARSGCVGWDYESVLPYFKRIETVRSGDPRYRGTDGPLFPGPVTTAAANPLSQVFLDAATAAGFPRTDDFNGARAEGAGWHDLTIADGVRQSTAAAYLRPIRDRANLTVMTNSRAHRLRFMGNRCIGVDFRHGSQQLTAYSDAEVVISGGAVDSPRLLLLSGIGPAAELEAAGVHVIHDLPGVGRNLHDHPLCGVVYESLQQIPQGRTNHAESSMQWRSSDSLAGPDMQLMFIHVPFHPPHLVAPANSFTLAVVTVPDARGSIRLSGPDPQAPPLIDPNYLGTESDIRRMVHGIRVAREVAAAEPFTPWRGREVLPGPDVTDDAALRSFLARGTSTYYHPVGSCAMGTGPDSVVDPLLRVHGLTGLRVADASVMPRIVSVNTNSATIMIGEKAADLLRRHSR, from the coding sequence ATGACGTTCAGCAGCTACGACTATGTGATCGTGGGCGCCGGATCCGCCGGTTGTGTGATCGCCGCCCGACTCTCCGAGGATCCCGCAACCAAGGTCCTGCTCCTCGAATCGGGCTCGCCCGACGCCCATCCCGGCATCGCCACACCACCGGCGTGGCCGTCGTTGTGGGGGACGGAGATCGACTACGCCTACCGCACGGTCGCCCAGCCGGGCACCGCCGGCGCCAGCCACAGCTGGCCACGCGGGCACACACTTGGCGGCAGTAGCAGTATCAACGCCATGGTGTACTTGCGCGGACACCCCAACGACTTCGACGATTGGGCCAGGTCCGGTTGTGTCGGTTGGGATTACGAATCGGTACTGCCCTACTTCAAGCGCATCGAGACGGTTCGGTCCGGCGATCCGCGCTACCGCGGTACCGACGGGCCGCTCTTCCCCGGGCCCGTGACAACCGCCGCCGCCAATCCTCTCTCCCAGGTTTTCCTGGACGCCGCAACCGCAGCCGGATTCCCCCGCACCGACGACTTCAATGGCGCCCGGGCCGAGGGAGCGGGCTGGCACGACCTCACCATCGCCGATGGGGTTCGACAGAGTACCGCCGCTGCCTACCTGCGACCGATCCGTGACAGAGCCAACCTCACCGTCATGACGAACTCGCGCGCACACAGGTTGCGCTTCATGGGAAACCGCTGCATCGGAGTCGATTTCCGCCACGGCAGTCAACAGTTGACCGCATACTCCGACGCCGAGGTGGTGATCAGCGGCGGTGCGGTGGATTCTCCGCGGTTGTTGCTGCTCTCGGGGATCGGGCCGGCTGCCGAACTGGAAGCCGCCGGCGTGCACGTGATACACGACCTGCCCGGGGTCGGGCGCAATCTGCACGACCATCCGCTGTGCGGCGTCGTCTACGAGTCGCTGCAACAGATCCCGCAGGGCCGCACCAACCACGCCGAGTCGTCGATGCAGTGGCGCAGCTCCGATTCTCTTGCCGGACCGGACATGCAACTGATGTTCATTCACGTGCCGTTCCATCCTCCTCACCTTGTGGCACCGGCGAACAGCTTCACACTGGCGGTCGTGACGGTCCCGGACGCCCGGGGTTCGATACGGTTGTCAGGACCGGATCCGCAGGCTCCGCCTCTGATCGATCCGAACTACCTGGGCACCGAATCGGACATCCGCCGAATGGTCCACGGAATCAGGGTCGCTCGCGAGGTTGCCGCCGCTGAGCCGTTCACCCCGTGGCGCGGCCGCGAAGTACTGCCAGGACCCGACGTCACCGACGATGCGGCGCTGCGGTCCTTCCTGGCCCGGGGCACCAGCACCTACTACCACCCGGTGGGCAGTTGCGCGATGGGCACCGGACCCGACTCGGTGGTGGACCCCCTGCTGAGGGTGCACGGGCTGACCGGACTGCGGGTTGCCGACGCATCGGTGATGCCGAGAATCGTTTCGGTGAACACCAATTCGGCGACAATCATGATCGGCGAGAAAGCTGCCGACCTGCTCCGCCGACACAGCCGGTGA
- a CDS encoding helix-turn-helix domain-containing protein — protein MIENATAQVELRVLRDIARVLAGAGDLATILQAVAEAIAAGRDNRDVYVYTYDQDANELVLTGATESPAARQVGTLRVAYGDGVTGWVAASRQSYLVAEEPAGDPHFLAYPGIGEERYGAIFSVPIVSRHDDLLGCVTVWATNGHRFDPAEVPFVERVAALVAGVFETERLANVAEMQTRIASGTAELASMLASGTAASSAVEFAVDLARVAVNADLAVVVATDETGSDRMFLKAASVGAGHPMHSSIDSVRRELLAVEQEIRTARVNWRAAMEAMAHAVDGRVGAVVTAPVRAGATELGFMVCYRIGPARFTTVDATTLASFANHAAVALKLALSSDGSSERGGVNWFLRDLSSGHLGGDQLRRRAVAVGLDAAGGYVFVVGSAATRPLPGVPVAAAPAGPSLRDLLASSPAVPGSTHYATTAHQTVAIVPWSGSEGFVDDLRLALLSLCSRVRTSAGVPLTFGISRPVKAVDEFAGALAEAREAMAIGATLDNPSGVFTLDDVGQHLLLSRVSSVASVRDRYTTAIARIAEYDRVKGTELLETVSVFLHFRSQSASARELFVHRNTLTQRLARASRLCGFDVSESAEWFPLQLALKVHQTRRGAEAAERSEVALPGPAAEAR, from the coding sequence ATGATCGAGAATGCGACGGCGCAAGTGGAACTGCGCGTGCTGCGGGACATCGCGCGGGTACTGGCGGGGGCCGGCGACCTCGCGACCATTCTGCAGGCTGTCGCGGAGGCGATTGCGGCAGGCCGCGACAACCGCGATGTGTACGTGTACACCTACGATCAGGACGCCAACGAGTTGGTGTTGACCGGGGCAACCGAGAGTCCGGCGGCGCGCCAGGTGGGCACCCTGCGGGTCGCCTACGGTGACGGCGTGACCGGATGGGTGGCGGCCTCTCGGCAGAGCTATCTGGTTGCCGAGGAGCCGGCCGGGGACCCGCATTTCCTGGCCTATCCCGGCATCGGAGAGGAGCGCTACGGGGCGATCTTCTCGGTACCGATCGTGTCGCGACACGACGATCTTCTGGGCTGTGTGACGGTGTGGGCCACCAACGGACATCGATTCGACCCAGCTGAGGTGCCGTTCGTCGAGCGGGTCGCAGCTCTTGTCGCGGGGGTCTTCGAAACCGAGCGGCTGGCCAACGTCGCTGAAATGCAGACCCGAATAGCCAGTGGTACAGCAGAACTGGCGTCGATGCTGGCATCGGGCACAGCGGCGTCATCGGCGGTGGAGTTCGCTGTCGACTTGGCCAGAGTGGCAGTGAACGCCGATCTCGCTGTCGTGGTGGCGACGGACGAGACGGGCAGTGACCGGATGTTCCTGAAGGCCGCTTCGGTGGGAGCCGGGCATCCGATGCACTCGTCGATCGACTCCGTTCGTCGTGAACTGCTGGCGGTGGAACAGGAGATTCGGACCGCCAGGGTGAACTGGCGCGCAGCGATGGAGGCAATGGCTCACGCCGTCGACGGCAGGGTCGGCGCCGTGGTCACCGCGCCCGTCAGGGCCGGTGCCACCGAACTCGGCTTCATGGTGTGTTATCGGATCGGGCCGGCCCGGTTCACCACCGTGGACGCCACGACATTGGCCTCCTTCGCCAACCATGCGGCGGTGGCCCTCAAGCTGGCGCTGTCGTCCGACGGATCGTCAGAACGCGGCGGGGTGAACTGGTTCCTGCGTGACCTGTCGTCCGGGCATCTCGGCGGAGACCAGCTGCGCAGGCGCGCGGTGGCGGTGGGACTGGACGCCGCGGGCGGGTACGTCTTCGTCGTGGGGAGCGCCGCCACCCGACCATTGCCTGGAGTCCCGGTGGCCGCGGCCCCGGCCGGACCGTCGCTGCGAGACCTGTTGGCATCGTCGCCCGCAGTTCCCGGGTCGACCCATTACGCCACGACAGCTCACCAGACCGTCGCCATCGTTCCCTGGAGCGGTTCGGAAGGCTTTGTCGACGACCTGCGTCTTGCCCTGCTGTCCTTGTGTTCCCGGGTACGGACGAGCGCCGGGGTGCCGCTGACGTTCGGGATCTCGCGCCCCGTCAAGGCGGTGGACGAGTTTGCCGGTGCGCTGGCCGAGGCGCGGGAGGCGATGGCGATCGGGGCGACGCTGGACAATCCGAGCGGGGTGTTCACTCTCGACGACGTGGGGCAGCACCTCCTGCTCAGCCGGGTCTCCAGCGTGGCGTCGGTCCGCGATCGCTACACCACCGCGATCGCGCGGATCGCGGAGTATGACCGGGTGAAGGGCACCGAGCTGCTGGAAACCGTCTCGGTGTTCCTGCACTTTCGCAGTCAAAGTGCCTCCGCCCGTGAGCTTTTCGTGCACAGGAACACGCTGACTCAGCGCCTTGCCCGCGCCTCGCGGCTCTGCGGGTTCGACGTCTCGGAATCGGCGGAGTGGTTCCCGCTGCAGCTGGCGCTGAAGGTGCACCAGACCCGCCGGGGTGCCGAGGCGGCCGAACGATCTGAGGTCGCGCTGCCGGGCCCGGCCGCTGAGGCGCGCTAG
- a CDS encoding glutamine synthetase family protein codes for MTNGNAATIGTEDIDRVRKLFARHDIRTVQFGAPDIDGLVRGKFVPAEFFLESIVRQGSSIPNIVFGWDIEDTLMDCFSFSGWETGYSDIVLMPDLSTIRAIPWEPGQAIVLCDVVTTSGEPVPVAPRTVLKQQVTRAAELGYTYSAGYELEFYLYRETSESAAQKSYRNLRPATPGVATFSLQRHAALEPVIGAIREGMRACDIPVLASNTEYGAGQIEINIEHGDVLTTADRVAIYKNGVRRIAEQHGYLATFMAKVATDSAGSSAHIHQSLRPLGSPDRNAMWGGDGPSQTMWHMVAGQLSAMPEMTVFYCPTVNSYKRRVPGSWSPVSATWGSDNRTSALRVISTNEGACRMENRLPGADANPYLALAACVASSLYGIENELQPPDPVVGNAYDQAVTPLPRSLSEAIGELEKGGVARAAFGDTFVDHYLASRLWERDRHREAVGDWELKRYFERV; via the coding sequence ATGACGAACGGAAACGCGGCCACCATCGGCACCGAGGACATCGACAGGGTCCGCAAACTTTTCGCGCGTCACGACATCCGGACCGTGCAGTTCGGGGCACCCGACATCGACGGCCTGGTCCGAGGAAAGTTCGTGCCGGCCGAATTCTTTCTGGAATCGATTGTGCGGCAGGGCTCGTCGATACCCAACATCGTCTTCGGGTGGGACATCGAAGACACCTTGATGGACTGCTTCAGCTTCTCCGGTTGGGAGACGGGATACTCGGACATCGTTTTGATGCCCGACCTTTCGACGATTCGGGCGATTCCGTGGGAACCGGGGCAGGCCATTGTCCTGTGTGACGTGGTGACCACCTCGGGTGAGCCGGTGCCGGTGGCGCCCAGGACGGTACTCAAGCAGCAGGTGACACGTGCCGCCGAACTCGGCTACACCTACTCTGCGGGCTACGAGCTGGAGTTCTACCTGTACCGGGAGACATCGGAGTCGGCAGCGCAGAAGAGTTACCGCAACCTGCGGCCCGCCACCCCCGGCGTGGCCACGTTCAGTCTGCAACGCCATGCCGCGCTGGAACCGGTGATCGGCGCGATCCGTGAAGGCATGCGCGCCTGCGATATTCCGGTTCTGGCGTCCAACACCGAGTACGGGGCGGGACAGATCGAGATCAACATCGAGCACGGCGATGTGCTCACCACCGCCGACCGGGTGGCCATCTACAAGAACGGCGTCCGCCGTATTGCCGAACAGCACGGTTATCTGGCCACGTTCATGGCCAAGGTGGCCACGGATTCGGCCGGTTCGAGCGCGCACATCCATCAGAGCCTGCGGCCACTCGGCAGCCCTGATCGCAACGCCATGTGGGGTGGGGACGGGCCATCGCAGACCATGTGGCACATGGTGGCCGGGCAGTTGAGTGCGATGCCCGAGATGACGGTCTTCTACTGCCCGACGGTGAACTCCTACAAGCGCCGCGTGCCGGGTTCGTGGTCGCCGGTGTCGGCTACCTGGGGATCGGACAACCGGACGTCGGCACTTCGGGTGATCTCGACGAATGAAGGCGCCTGCCGGATGGAGAACCGGCTGCCGGGAGCGGATGCCAATCCGTACCTGGCGCTGGCAGCATGCGTCGCCAGCTCGCTGTACGGGATCGAGAACGAGCTGCAGCCGCCGGATCCCGTTGTCGGAAACGCCTATGACCAGGCAGTCACTCCGCTGCCCAGGTCGCTGTCGGAGGCAATCGGGGAGTTGGAGAAGGGCGGCGTTGCCAGGGCTGCGTTCGGAGACACCTTCGTGGACCACTACCTGGCGTCGCGGCTGTGGGAACGCGACCGGCACCGCGAGGCGGTGGGGGACTGGGAACTCAAGCGGTACTTCGAACGCGTGTGA